From Candidatus Methylomirabilota bacterium:
CGCGTGGCGGGCGGGGCGCCGATCACGTTCCGGTCGGTCAAGGAGACGGTGCGCGCGCAGTACTGGCTGACGCCGGAAGCGGCGCAGGAGCTGGAGACGCGCTGGGCGGAGATCGGGAGCGCGTCGGACGACTTTCGCGAAGGCGTGGCGGCATTCCGCGAGAAGCGGGCGCCCCTGTTCAAGGGACGCTGACGTTCGGCATGCCGGCCTTCGTGTGAGGACTGCGCCGGCGCTGCACACCTCGGCGCTGAGCGGCGCGCGCGCGACGCCGCGCGTGGACATCGACCGCATCCTGCATCCGCGCTCGGTGGCGGTCTTCGGCGCCTCGGACAGCAAGGACAAGTTCGGCGGGCGCATCATGCACTTCCTGGTGCACCACGGCTTCGCGGGCGAGATCTATCCGATCAACCCGCGACGCAGCGACGTGGTCAGGCGCAAGGCCTACCCGTCGATCGCCGACGCGCCGGCGCCACCGGACGTCGCCATCCTCGCCGTGCCGGCCGACGCGCTGGTACCGAGCGTGACCGAGGCGGCGGAGGCGGGGGTCGGCTGCTGCGTCATCATCTCCACCGGCTTCGCGGAGGCGGGCGAAGAGGGCCGCGCGCGTCAGGCCGCGCTCGTGGACATCGCGCGCCGCACCGGCACGCGCCTCGTCGGGCCGAACTGCATGGGCCTCATCGTGCCCCACCATCACCTGGCGCTCTGCTCCTCGGTGGTGCTCGACACCGACCGCCTCAGGGACGGCGGCATCGGCCTCGTGAGCCAGAGCGGCGCGCTCATGGTGTCGATCTTCGACCGCGCCGCCGAGGACGGGATCGGCTTCCGTCACTGCGTGTCGCTCGGCAACCAGGTCGACCTGGAGATCTGCGACTTCGTGGAGTACATGGTCGAGGATCCGGGCACCGAGGCCATCTGCGTGTACGTCGAGGGCCTCCTCGACGGCGCGCGCTTCCGGCGCTGCGCGGCGGGCGCGCGCCAGGCGGGCAAGCCGCTGCTCATCGTTAAGACCGGACGGACGGCGGCCGGAGTCGCCTCCGCGCGGTCGCACACGGCGAGCCTCGCCGGCTCCTTCGACGTGTTCGCGGCCGTGTGCCGGGAGGAGGGCGCCGTGATCGCCCGTGATCCCGACGACATGGTCCGGGCCGCGCATTTCCTGGTCCGGCATCGCCGGCCTCGCCACGGCGGCGTCGGCATCCTCTCGTCCTCGGGCGGCGCCGCCGGCATCGCCTGTGATCGCGTGAGCGAGCTCGGCCTGCCGCTCGCCGTGCTCTCCCTCGCCACGCGCGCCCAGCTCGACGAGCTCCTCCTGCCGCCGCAGGCGACCAACCCGATCGACCTCGGCGGGCGCCGGAAGCCCGAGGACGTCGAGATCGCGGGGGAGGCGGCGCGCATCCTGTTCGACGATCCCGACGTCGCCTACGGCCTGGCAATCCTGACCTCGATGCCGTTCTTCGCCAGGCGGACGAAGCTGATCGGCGAGGCGGCGCAGGCCGCCGACAAGCCGGTGATGATGACGCTGACACCGGGGGCGGCCGCGAACGCGCCTCGCCAGGCGCTGCGCGACATCGGCCAATTTTACTTCGACCGCGCCGAGGACGCGTTGCGCGTGCTCGCGCTTCTCGCCGAGCACGACGCCCTGCGGGCCGCGCCCGTGTCGGCACCGGCGCGACCCCCCGGGGTGCCGGCCGCCGGCGCGATGCGTGCCGTCGGCGCGGGGCCTCTCGCGGAGGCCGAGGTCAAGCGGCTGCTCGGCGTGTACGGCGTGAAGGTCGCGCGCGAAGCGGCGGCGCCCACCGCCGCCGCCGCCGGCGAGGCCGCTGCCGGCCTCGGCTTTCCCGTCGTCCTGAAGGCGATCTCCCGCGACATCGTGCATAAGAGCGATGTGGGCGCGGTGCGGCTCGGCCTCGGCTCGGGCGACGCGGTGGCCACGGCCGCTCGCGAGATGGCCGCCGCCCTCGCGGACTCGGCGCCGAAGGCCCGGCTCGAGGGGTTCTCGGTGCAGGAGACAGTGGCGGGCGAGGCGGAGATCATCGTCGGCGCGCGGCGCGATCCGCAGTTCGGCCCCGTGGTGATGGTCGGGCTCGGCGGCATCGCGGTGGAGATCCTGAAGGACGTTGCGCTGGCGCCGGCGCCGGTGAGCGGGGCGCGCGCGCGGGTCATGCTCGGCTCGCTCGCCGCCGCGCCGCTCCTGCGGGGCGCGCGCGGGCGGCCGCCGCTCGACCTCGACGCCGTCGTCGACGCCGTGGTGCGCGTCTCCTGGCTCGCGGCGGACCTCGGCGCCCGGCTGGTCG
This genomic window contains:
- a CDS encoding acetate--CoA ligase family protein; translation: MRTAPALHTSALSGARATPRVDIDRILHPRSVAVFGASDSKDKFGGRIMHFLVHHGFAGEIYPINPRRSDVVRRKAYPSIADAPAPPDVAILAVPADALVPSVTEAAEAGVGCCVIISTGFAEAGEEGRARQAALVDIARRTGTRLVGPNCMGLIVPHHHLALCSSVVLDTDRLRDGGIGLVSQSGALMVSIFDRAAEDGIGFRHCVSLGNQVDLEICDFVEYMVEDPGTEAICVYVEGLLDGARFRRCAAGARQAGKPLLIVKTGRTAAGVASARSHTASLAGSFDVFAAVCREEGAVIARDPDDMVRAAHFLVRHRRPRHGGVGILSSSGGAAGIACDRVSELGLPLAVLSLATRAQLDELLLPPQATNPIDLGGRRKPEDVEIAGEAARILFDDPDVAYGLAILTSMPFFARRTKLIGEAAQAADKPVMMTLTPGAAANAPRQALRDIGQFYFDRAEDALRVLALLAEHDALRAAPVSAPARPPGVPAAGAMRAVGAGPLAEAEVKRLLGVYGVKVAREAAAPTAAAAGEAAAGLGFPVVLKAISRDIVHKSDVGAVRLGLGSGDAVATAAREMAAALADSAPKARLEGFSVQETVAGEAEIIVGARRDPQFGPVVMVGLGGIAVEILKDVALAPAPVSGARARVMLGSLAAAPLLRGARGRPPLDLDAVVDAVVRVSWLAADLGARLVDLEVNPLIVRRARQGAVAVDGRGTLTHDHTEELPT